In Bacteroidota bacterium, one DNA window encodes the following:
- the crtI gene encoding phytoene desaturase, which translates to MKQTKTAVVVGSGAGGLASALLLQSRGWRVTMLERNERPGGKLGVHEEGGFKFDTGPTILTLPGILHVLFRESGAKLEDYLTLVELDPQWRCFFEDGTMFELHGNEDAQLEAVRAIAPNDVDAFRDLLHTGDELYDLSRENFFFRNVGSVGDIMGARSFDLSSLQLVKRLRPWQSYAGLLHSKLKDRHIIQTLEHLVQYVGSSPFKAPAIFGLMLHVQLRKGCWYPMGGMNAIARAISKRFVELGGEIVTNAEIADVVRSNGTMKEVITTSGERYAADHFVFNADLNTLRTQILKETPLERPQACSGVVIFAGVRTPIEHLAHHNFLFSEHSEHEFEAIYDRGTLPPDPTVYICDASKSDPDVAPSGQESIYFLIHVPSLNGRTDWKQDIGPFVDKIYAKTERLVRQQFRGDIAVEKIMTPEYIRDRFNTYNGNIYGFASHGKFTGGFKHRNTYPGLNNVLLAGGTVNPGAGVPMSLMAGLIAAGELTGDLKRFQATPI; encoded by the coding sequence ATGAAGCAAACAAAGACTGCAGTCGTCGTAGGATCCGGTGCCGGGGGCCTCGCCAGCGCTCTGTTACTCCAATCGCGTGGGTGGCGGGTAACGATGCTTGAACGCAACGAGCGTCCGGGTGGGAAGCTTGGCGTGCACGAAGAAGGCGGCTTCAAGTTCGATACCGGTCCGACCATTCTCACGCTTCCCGGGATATTGCATGTGTTGTTCCGAGAAAGCGGCGCGAAGCTCGAAGACTATCTCACGCTCGTGGAGCTCGACCCGCAGTGGCGCTGCTTCTTCGAAGACGGCACCATGTTCGAGCTACATGGCAATGAAGATGCACAGCTTGAAGCAGTGCGTGCCATCGCGCCGAATGATGTGGATGCCTTCCGCGACCTTCTCCACACCGGCGATGAGCTCTACGATCTCAGTCGCGAGAATTTCTTCTTCCGCAATGTCGGAAGTGTCGGTGACATCATGGGTGCACGTTCGTTCGACCTTTCGTCGCTGCAATTGGTCAAGCGGTTGAGGCCATGGCAATCGTATGCAGGTTTGCTGCATTCGAAGCTCAAAGACCGGCATATCATCCAGACACTCGAGCATTTGGTCCAGTATGTGGGCAGCTCACCGTTCAAAGCGCCGGCCATCTTCGGCCTGATGCTGCACGTGCAGCTTCGCAAGGGTTGCTGGTATCCGATGGGCGGGATGAACGCCATCGCTCGTGCGATCTCGAAACGGTTCGTCGAACTCGGCGGTGAGATCGTCACGAACGCCGAGATCGCGGACGTGGTCCGCTCGAACGGCACGATGAAAGAGGTCATCACCACTTCCGGCGAACGCTACGCGGCTGATCACTTCGTGTTCAACGCCGATCTGAACACCCTGCGTACGCAGATCCTGAAGGAAACACCGCTCGAGCGGCCGCAGGCCTGTAGCGGTGTCGTCATCTTTGCGGGTGTTCGCACTCCGATCGAGCACCTTGCACACCACAACTTCCTCTTCAGCGAACACAGCGAGCACGAGTTCGAGGCCATCTACGACCGCGGCACACTCCCGCCAGACCCGACCGTCTACATTTGTGATGCGTCGAAGTCAGATCCTGACGTTGCTCCCAGCGGACAAGAGAGTATCTACTTCCTGATCCATGTCCCATCTCTCAACGGCCGAACCGATTGGAAGCAGGACATCGGACCGTTCGTCGATAAGATATACGCAAAGACCGAGCGCCTGGTGCGTCAGCAATTCCGAGGCGATATCGCGGTCGAGAAGATCATGACGCCCGAATACATCCGTGACCGGTTCAACACATACAACGGCAATATCTACGGTTTCGCCTCGCACGGCAAGTTCACCGGAGGCTTCAAACATCGCAACACATACCCGGGTCTGAATAATGTTCTGCTCGCCGGTGGAACGGTCAACCCGGGTGCTGGTGTGCCGATGTCGCTGATGGCGGGTCTGATCGCCGCCGGGGAGCTCACCGGCGACCTCAAACGATTCCAAGCAACGCCGATCTGA
- a CDS encoding glycosyltransferase produces the protein MAATLGAANDGSAGRNQRCSLTRHRREVSCRTREMMIAAIIIGVVQVVLLAQAVRNRKLFALLRHVEQRSAGASISVCLPMRDEEANAERILASITSELDCIAEVIVLDDGSTDRTPEILRAFQVRYPGRVRIVNGKTKPSDWRAKVWAMQQLCEVATGDTLVFIDADVHLAPGALDSVLGAARQEESDFFSIFPRQITTRSTDLLVDHLFTTLLHLLPMQFVSEAAYPSAVAGCGQLQVITRSALSRIGGYASLRESLHDGLHSARLVKRSGDRVGFAYGADLVSCEMYPSFREAWRGFTRNAFQASVNAPALVLTSAIMLGAFVAGPLLLLCGSPAAIIALSPTVVLYLHYVFIARTFDLRPDFVLRLPLSVVLSTAVQWWSFIKDKLGIRTTWRGRAA, from the coding sequence ATGGCTGCAACGCTCGGCGCCGCGAACGACGGCAGTGCAGGACGCAACCAACGTTGTTCGCTCACTCGCCACCGGCGAGAAGTTTCATGCCGGACACGCGAGATGATGATTGCTGCCATCATCATTGGCGTCGTGCAGGTCGTCCTACTTGCACAGGCCGTCAGAAATCGGAAGCTCTTTGCTCTCTTGCGACACGTGGAGCAACGTTCAGCCGGAGCGAGCATCTCGGTCTGCCTGCCCATGCGAGATGAAGAAGCCAATGCCGAGCGCATACTTGCCTCTATCACCAGCGAGCTTGACTGCATCGCGGAGGTCATCGTTCTCGACGATGGCTCGACGGACCGGACTCCCGAGATCCTTCGAGCGTTCCAAGTTCGATACCCCGGCCGAGTCCGAATCGTGAACGGCAAAACAAAACCCAGTGATTGGCGCGCCAAGGTCTGGGCAATGCAGCAGCTCTGCGAGGTAGCGACGGGAGATACACTCGTGTTCATCGATGCCGACGTGCATCTCGCACCGGGGGCTCTTGATTCCGTACTTGGTGCTGCACGACAAGAAGAATCCGACTTCTTTTCGATCTTTCCACGACAGATCACGACGCGTTCCACCGATCTGCTCGTCGACCACCTCTTTACTACCCTGCTGCATCTGTTGCCGATGCAGTTCGTTTCCGAAGCCGCCTATCCGAGTGCGGTTGCGGGATGCGGGCAACTACAGGTCATCACCAGATCGGCGCTCAGTCGGATCGGAGGCTACGCCTCACTCCGCGAGAGCCTGCACGACGGACTGCATTCAGCCCGCCTCGTCAAGCGTAGCGGCGACAGGGTTGGCTTTGCCTACGGTGCTGACCTTGTATCGTGCGAGATGTACCCGTCATTTCGCGAAGCGTGGCGCGGCTTTACGCGCAATGCGTTTCAGGCAAGCGTCAACGCTCCGGCACTCGTCTTGACATCGGCCATCATGCTCGGCGCCTTCGTCGCAGGACCGCTGCTCCTGCTCTGCGGCAGCCCCGCAGCCATTATCGCGCTGTCCCCGACCGTTGTGCTCTACCTGCATTATGTGTTCATCGCCCGTACTTTTGACTTGCGGCCGGACTTCGTCCTTCGCCTCCCACTATCCGTGGTACTATCGACCGCCGTGCAGTGGTGGAGCTTTATCAAGGACAAGCTCGGCATCCGAACGACCTGGCGCGGACGGGCCGCATAG